The genomic DNA ACAGCCAATGATGACTCGATCGGGGTTAGCAGCAGCCCAGGAGTGACAGGCACACCGGGCAACACCGCTACCGCTCAAAATGACACTATTAACGGTTTAGGGGGGAATGACCTAATTAGCGGTTTAGGAGGGAATGACCTAATTAACGGCGGCGAAGGCAATGACGTAATCATCGGTGGGGAAGGCAACGACACCCTCATTGGCGAAGCAGGGAATGACACACTGCAGGGTCTCAACGGCAACGATAGTCTGGCAGGGGGACTGGGTAATGATGTTCTTAACCCAGGGGCAGGCAATGACACCGTGAGTGGTGGGGCTGGTTTGGATGTAGTAGTTTTAGACTCCACGACCACTGTCCTAGTCACTGACTTTAACAGCAGTGAAGACTATATTGGGCTTTCGGGACTGACCAGGGCTAGTCTCTCGGTGGAACAAACGGGAGCAAACACAATCATTCGCTTATTACCCTCCCGCCAGGTGCTAGCTACTTTAAACAACGTAGATTCCTCCACCTTGACCGATCGCAATTTCACCACTGACCTCACTTCTCCCACCAATCCTCCTATTCTCATTCCTGGCAACCAAATCAGCGGCACGATCGGGAATGACCTGATTGGCACCACTTCTTCCGCGGGGGTAACAGGACTGCCGGGGAATGTAGCTACCAACGGCAATGACACGATCAACGCTATTCAAGGCAACGACACGGTCAACGCTTTGGGGGGTAACGATTTTGTCGAAGGTGGGGATGGTAACGACCTGCTTTTGGGAGCGGAAGGCAACGATACCCTCATCGGCGGTTTTGGCAACGACACATTTCAGGGGGGAGCTGGCAACGACAGTGTTATTGGCGGACCCGGCAATGATGTGATTGACCCAGGGGAGGGCAACGACACAGTGACAGGGGGAATCGATCGGGATGTGTTTGTGCTCTTCCCCCGCACAGAGCCAGTATTGATTACAGACTTTACCCCTGCGGATGACTTTATTGCCCTGACCAACGGTCTATCTCTGGCTAACATTCAGCGTTCCCAGGTAGGTAGTGATACAGTTATCACCTTCAACAACATCACGATCGCTCGTCTGTTCAACTTCCCCGTTGTCAATCTCTTAAACAGCAACTTCACCAGCGGGATTGTCCTACCACCTGACCAGGGAGTACCAGGGAACACGATTACTGGTACAGCAGGCAATGACCTCATCAGTACAATCGCTACCCCTGGAGTAACAGGGGGCACAGCCACGGACAACAATGACACCATTCTGGGTTTAGCGGGCAATGACACCCTCAGTGGTCTCGGCGGCAATGACAGTATTGATGGCGGTGACGGCAATGACATCCTAGAGGGCGGTGCCGGGGAAGATACCATTCTAGGGGGCAACGGCAATGACACTCTCCTGGGCGGTGCAGGTAATGACTCCCTCAACAGCGGCGAGGGCAACGATGTTTTGTTTGGTGGTCTGGGCAACAGCACTTTGACTGGTGGTGCTGGTTTTGATGTGTTTGTCCTTGACAGTGTGGTCAACCAGAGCATCACCGTTACAGACTTCAATGTCAATCAAGACTACTTGGGCTTGGGAGGCGGTCTCACCTTTGAAGCCCTCAGTTTCACCGTTGAGGGTCTCAACACCATCATCCGTACCGCTGGCAGAACGATCGCTACTTTGCAGGGAGTAATCCTATCACCCATTCCTCTGGCTAACTTCACCACTGAACTCACCAGCAAAACAGCAGCCCCAGGGGGAGTAGTTACAGGAGGGAATTCCATTCAAGGTACAGTCAACAACGACACGATCGGGGTAACCAGCAGCGCAGGTGTAACAGGTAATCCTGCCAACACTGCCACCAACTTTGCCGACACAATCGCCGGCGGGGCAGGCAACGACCAAATCTCTGGTTTAGGGGGCAATGACAGCATCCTGGGTGAGTCTGGTAACGATACCATCCTAGGTGGGGATGGCAACGACACGATCGATGGTGGTTCAGGGGAAGACTCTATCTTTGGCGAAAATGGGGATGACCTGCTGATTGGGGGGGATAACAACGATACCCTAGAAGGAGATTCTGGCAATGACACTGTGCAAGGGGGAGGCGGTAACGATGTAGTGACTGGCGAAGATGGCAATGACCTCCTCGAGGGCAGCTCTGGCAACGATCGGGTAGAGGGCGGTGATGGCAACGATACCTTGCGGGGTGGGTCGGGCAATGACACCCTGATCGGAGGCGGTGGTATTGATGTCTTCTTCTTTGAAACTGCGGGGGACAATGGCACTGATTTACTGACAGACTTTGTGCCCGGCAATGGTGACATTCTCAACTTCTCCTTGGAAAACGCACTGCGCCCCTTCCGCGGTACTGGTCAGCCTGCCGTAGCATTGATCAGCGCTAGTGGCACCAACATTGGTAGTAATAACGTCTTGGTGTTTAGCAATTTGACGTTAGTAGCTAATGCTCCTCTAGCTGGTGTTGCCCCCAACACAGTCACTGGGGGAAATGTAGGCGATCGGGTGTTGGTAGTTTTTGAAAGAAACTTTAGTGGGGACTTCTTTACAACTATTGCTACTGCTAGTCTCACAGCGGATGGGCGATTTACCAGTACCAATGATGTTGCCTCTTTCCCAGGCAGAATTAACAACTACCTGGGCTTTGCTGCCAATGACTTTCGCTTTACTTAAGGGGGGGCTATAATTGCGGTAAGTGCTCTGGTCGGTATGGGTAACTGCCGCAACGTTTTAGAAAGCATAGTTTTGCAGGAAGTCCAAGCTCAGCTAAAAAAACTGAGTCCTGACCTGCAGAAGAAATACAATGTCGCAGATTTAGTTGCCTATGCTCTCAATCGGTTGCCTCCCATGTACGTTACGACTCAGAAGGGATGGGTACAATCTCGCTCCCGTGCCCTCAAGGAAATTAATCATCAAGTTGTCGATGTTGTCAAAAAAGCTCTTCACTCCTGCCGTCCTGACCCCCTGAAAAAAAGAGAACCCCTACCTGAATCGGAACTAGCCAGTGAACCCCGCACTCTAGTTTTATTGCAGGAGTTTTTGGGGAATCCCAATCTACGCTGGGATCAATTGCCCCAAGCAGTGGAACGCGCCCTCAATAATGTGACTGTAGGCGGCAATGCCCGTTCTAGTACCCCTAATCGGCGTACCCTTGATCTGCAAACCTATCTAGGGAAGAAAAAAGCCCAACCTCAACCTGAAGTAAAAGAAGAACATGATACGGAAGAGGCTCGGATCAAAGGTACAGTAGATGCCAATGACTTTGCCCTCTATCTCCAAGTTGGGAAAATGGAATACCGCAATATTCTGGAAAGCATTGTTACTTCTGTCGCCCGCTTGCAGATTTCCCATCTTGCCCCCGAACAAGCTGATAAAGTCAATTTGGATGAAGTAACTGCCTACACCCTTAACCGCCTGCCCCCCATGTATGCCACTGATGCAGAAACCCTCAAAGAAATGCGCCTCAAAGCGAAAAACGAACTCTCCCAACAAATTGCCAATAACGTTCGCCAAGGGATTCAGTTGGTGCTGCAATCCCCTAAGCCTGTCAAGGTGAAACCCCAGTTCCTGCGCTTCAACCGAGATATGGAAAAAGCAATCCAGGAAATCAATCGCATGCTTAACCGATCGGACGTTACCTGGCGCAACATTTTAGATATTTTGAAGCAGGAAATTGAAACAAGGCGGGAAGCTCTGCGTAACCAAAATTTCTAGTAGCTTGCAGGATTACGAATATCGGCTTTGCCCCAGCAGTGATAACGGAAAAAACAATCCAGACAATTTTTACTGTCGGTCGTAGGGGGAAATTGCTGGTCTTCTAGTTGGTCTAAAACCCGATCGAGTTTCCCTTGGTCTGCTTCCTTCCTTTGCTGGTTATAGGGAAAAGAAATTGTCTTGCCATCTTGGGCATACCAAAAATGGAGAGAGATTGACTCAGGGGCAACGTCTTTGTACCAATGCCACAACAGGGGATACAGACTGTGTTGCCAAGAAATTGTCTCTTTCCCTGTCTTCCAGTCCCAAATTTCATAACCAGTGGCGGTGATGACCAACCGATCGTATTTTGCCTGCAACTTCCAACCCCGATATTGCCAGTGGACAGGGAATTCACTGTAAACCTTGCCCTTTGCTTGGTCTAAGCCCGCGCGGCGGAAATTTTCCCACCAGGAGCGGACTTTGGGATCGACCCGATCGAGCCAAGGCTGTCGTTCAGCGGGAGTGAGGTGGGTCAAAATTGCCACTAGACGATGGAATTGGGTACCCCGTCTGCCGTGGTCCTCCAGGGAAATGCGCAGCTTATCGGGCGCAAGATAGATATAGAAAAATTTGCGGGGGCACAGAGTGTAAATATCCAAGCTAGAGGCACTCAGGCATAGCGATCGGGGGTCTATCATCGACTGTAGAGGTGAGTGAGATGGCGCAATTTATCGGCGGTGCCGTCCGGAATGTAGGTATAACGCCAGGCCCAGTTACCAGCTGCCAAGCCAGGTCGATTCATACGGGCACCGTTGTCCAAACCTAACACATCCTGCATGGGAATGATACACAAACGGGCCACTGAAGCCAAGCCTATCCGTATCAACAGCCAAGGTACATCTTCTGCCCTAGGCATCGCCGGTAAGCCCCAGTAATCAACTAGGCGGGATCGTTCCTGGCTAGAGATTTTCAACCACCATCCCAACACAGTATCGTTATCGTGGGTACCTGTGTAGACTACAGTATTTTCCTGGAAATGGTGGGGCAAGTGGGCATTACTGCTATCACCGCCAAAGGCAAACACCAACACCTTCATCGTGGGGAAGCCAAACTTTTCCCTAAGCATTGCTACTTCTGGGCGCAGGTCACCCCCTAGGTCTTCCGCCAGGATGGGCAAACTCCCCAACTTGTCTAGCAGGATGGTAAAGAACTTTTCTCCTGGTGCTTCCTGCCATTCTCCTTTGATAGCCGTCGTTTCCCCTGCTGGCACCTGCCAATAGGTATCAAAGCCGCGAAAATGGTCGATGCGTATCCAGTCCACCAACTTGGTCAAATGCTCAAAGCGATTGATCCACCAGCGGAAGCCGTCCTGCTCCATGTAGTCCCAGTTGTAGATGGGATTGCCCCACAATTGCCCCGTCGGGCTAAAGTAATCGGGGGGGACACCCGCCATAAACGCTACCTCTAGGGTTTCGGGGTCAAGGGCAAAGTTTTGTGGATGCGCCCAGACATCAGCACTGTGGTGAGCCACGTAAATGGGAATGTCCCCAATAATCTGTATCTGCCGCTCATTGGCATATTGCCGCAAATTCTGCCACTGCTTGTAGAAACAA from Pseudanabaenaceae cyanobacterium SKYG29 includes the following:
- the malQ gene encoding 4-alpha-glucanotransferase, producing MQLPRASGILLHPTSLPSPYGIGDLGSNAYHFVDFLQQSGQKFWQVLPLTPTGYGNSPYMSFSAIAGNPLLISPELLIQDGLLEANRYQRPFPADVVDFDQVIPYKQQILQDAYTHFLTQEHLQEAFTEFCEVQRDWLEDYALFMALTEVYPNQSWCQWQRELARRDPQALAAAREKLEDTIGFHKFQQYCFYKQWQNLRQYANERQIQIIGDIPIYVAHHSADVWAHPQNFALDPETLEVAFMAGVPPDYFSPTGQLWGNPIYNWDYMEQDGFRWWINRFEHLTKLVDWIRIDHFRGFDTYWQVPAGETTAIKGEWQEAPGEKFFTILLDKLGSLPILAEDLGGDLRPEVAMLREKFGFPTMKVLVFAFGGDSSNAHLPHHFQENTVVYTGTHDNDTVLGWWLKISSQERSRLVDYWGLPAMPRAEDVPWLLIRIGLASVARLCIIPMQDVLGLDNGARMNRPGLAAGNWAWRYTYIPDGTADKLRHLTHLYSR
- a CDS encoding PD-(D/E)XK nuclease family protein, producing the protein MIDPRSLCLSASSLDIYTLCPRKFFYIYLAPDKLRISLEDHGRRGTQFHRLVAILTHLTPAERQPWLDRVDPKVRSWWENFRRAGLDQAKGKVYSEFPVHWQYRGWKLQAKYDRLVITATGYEIWDWKTGKETISWQHSLYPLLWHWYKDVAPESISLHFWYAQDGKTISFPYNQQRKEADQGKLDRVLDQLEDQQFPPTTDSKNCLDCFFRYHCWGKADIRNPASY
- a CDS encoding late competence development ComFB family protein, translated to MGNCRNVLESIVLQEVQAQLKKLSPDLQKKYNVADLVAYALNRLPPMYVTTQKGWVQSRSRALKEINHQVVDVVKKALHSCRPDPLKKREPLPESELASEPRTLVLLQEFLGNPNLRWDQLPQAVERALNNVTVGGNARSSTPNRRTLDLQTYLGKKKAQPQPEVKEEHDTEEARIKGTVDANDFALYLQVGKMEYRNILESIVTSVARLQISHLAPEQADKVNLDEVTAYTLNRLPPMYATDAETLKEMRLKAKNELSQQIANNVRQGIQLVLQSPKPVKVKPQFLRFNRDMEKAIQEINRMLNRSDVTWRNILDILKQEIETRREALRNQNF